ttttaaagatactcggattgtaattggtaggaaacacagatcgtgatgccacttaaaaaaaaagtttaagttGTTAGTAGTATGTActaaaaactagatgatacgCCCACCACTGCATCCCTTTGActaagatttttcaaaaatcccgtggaaactctttgattttctgagataaaaagtagcctatatccttctcTGGGATGCAAACTAACTTTGTgcctgtcaaaatcggttaaacagatgggccgtgaaaactagcagtcagacagacacaattaagcattaaaaaatattaagtatggaaagTTACCTATTTGAACCACAGTTTTAGAATTACTgccaaaagaaaataaaaagcaaGACATTTTAGTTGCAACATCCCTAGGCACCTTTATCGCcacgctttccagtcagttttaacaaaaaaaacactccaaaaaggcagagcacgcccgccagctaacaccaacacagacgaagtcatatTTAGGTTTGTTTGGTATTTAGGtatgtgtgttccatcgtagcgcctaaactactgagccgattttgataaatgaggtgatGACTCTTTAATATggtccgggtggcataggctatttatgattaacaagataaagttaaaaactaaaacccgattacgatcgtcttaataaacgctgaaatattatagtaaaattgtttttctgtcgcttggtatatttatattaatgttgtagtacatttatatttatgaactcagaattttctcctttctccttgacaccccactcgatacaatgccaaaaaaaatattttggagacccccattttttttcatgtaatatccgttaggtcatttttttcgtataaaatatagcctatgtcacccgggcctttacaacgaatcgattgacacctcattcatcaaaatcggcccagtagtttaggcgctacggtggaacacacagaatctggatacaaacatacatacatacatacatacatacatagactgctaaaatcataacccttccttttggctttgccgcagtcgggtaaaaagtaggtaggtacatattgtacGATCTCTCTTATACGATGGTTCattatacggaacccttcctttGTGAGTCCGACTCGTTTTTTAActgatgttttttttattgattaactCTTCCTTTAGTTAGATACCAAAACATCTAACTcagacaggtaggtacatatactaAGGTACTTACACTAAAACAATCCCAAGTGAACATTCCACATGTCTCCAAAGGTCAGCCCTCTATATTTTACCGGACGCCCATATTTCATTATAGATCATTTGGACACTGCCTTAATATACAGGCTGTTCctattttatttgcattttaaattaaataaactcgTTCTCGCtttgaaatagaaatataaagtttttttattcaaattaacttttataagtgttttggaatctaccactggttcagaatgcctgacaagaaccaacaagaaactcggcggttgctcttttcaacagACACAAACTACAAATGTAATAAGATTACCTagataatacccgcgacttcatgtAGGTTTTCAATATTCCGTGGAAACGTATTCCGTAGGTTTTCAGTTCCcggaataaaaacaaaattttactgtaggtaggtaggttttatgtAAATATCCAATGTACTATTTGACGTATTATGAGCCATTACAATATAAGCAATGTAATTATTACACCGCCTTATGGGCTCTTCAAGGTAAGGTAAATTAACGTCATCCATCATAGTACTAGGCGACTCAAGCCGTGTGCACACTGTGATACAAATGTCAGATTATAAGTTTTGTTGGTGCACGGTGTGCACATCACACATTCAGCCTGTATACAAGGTAAGGTACACATTAATATAATTCTGCCGTCATCCATCATAGTACTACGCGACTAAAGCCGTGTGCACACTGTGACACAAATGTCAGATTATAAGTTTTGTTGGTGCACGGTGTGCACATCACACATTCAGCCTGTATACAAGGTAAGGTACACATTAATATAATTCTGCCGTCATCCATCATAGTACTACGCGACTAAAGCCGTGTGCACACTGTGACACAAATGTCAGATTATAAGTTTTCTTGGTGCACATCACACAATCACAATCTCGTGAGATGGATTGTAGTTTAACCGTGTATACATTTTCACGGtgccataaaatataatacatttaattattaggtaATATTGTGTACACATATTAGGGATTGTTACTTAGATCCTAAtccattgtttttatatttagtaCTTTTTAGTTACCACCTGTTTTCTGTGCCTtttcaatacaaataaaaataaaataaaatcacccTGTATACAAGGTAAGGTAAGGTACACATTAATATAATTCTGCCGTCATCCATCATAGTACTACGCGACTAAAGCCGTGTGCACACTGTGACACAAATGTCAGATATAAGTTTTCTTGGTGGTACAGAAccggtaggtatacctatcagATGTCGTGGCTATAGATTATTCTCACTGAGACACTCTTTGTTGTTTATGGTGAGATCTTTGTAAAAAGGTCGCAGTGGTGTAATAGTTAGGAGTAACCAAGAAGGCACGGGTTCGAATTATCGTCAGTAAAGTGCGTAAGTCAAAAAAGTCTACTTTACAGGAGAGCAATAAAgctgtataaaatattcgttagcAATTCtttatcctaatcctaataatattataaatgtgaaattgtggatgtttggatgctTGGATgcttggatgtttgttactcaatcacgcaaaaactactggactgatttggctgaaatttggaatggagataggttatataccctggattaacacataggctactttttatcccggaaaatcaaagagttcccgcgggattttgaaaaacgtaaattcacgaggacgaagtcgtgggcatcagctagtatatagtatttaaaaaaaaagattccgacgaattgagaacctccttctttttcgaagtcagttaaaaaagaatttaaaatgaaattattgacgaaataaaagacattttaatatttttttcgtgatgcaaccataaatttacggttttttcctttacttgtgctataagacctacctacctgcccatgattctaggtcaacgagaagtaagtaccctagaggtttcttgacagacagacagacagacaacgaagtgatcctataagggttcctttttccttttgaggtacggaaccctagaaatgaTTAACAATCCTTTAACATCTCACGGTGTGATATGATTCAGCCCACACTATTCGCCATGACCGAATCACACGCTATCGTACACACCTGAAGAAAAGTGATtacatataggtattataattattacgaaCTAGATGATCTGTGAGTTCGTcagcgtagatttaggttttacaaaccaacaaacaaacacacgttTGCATGGAtagtgatgcgaaagtgtgtatgtctgtctatctgctagctattcacggccgatctgtttaaccgattttgtcgaAAAATACAGAGACAGCATGCAATCCAGGgatagtatgtatgtatgtatgtatgtatgtatgtatgtatgtatgtatgtatgtatttatgtatgtatgtttgtatccagattcagtgtgttccaccgtggcgcctaaactactgggccgattttgatgaatgaggtgtcagttgattcgttgtaaaggtccgggtgacgctacattttatacgaaaaaaattgccCTAACGTATATAACATTAACAatagtgggggtctccaaattatttttttgctattgtatcgagtgggatgtcaaacgaaagaggagaaaattctgagtttattacaacatttaaatataccaagggacagaaaaaaaaaaaaaaaaaacaattttaatataataattcagcgtttattaagacgatcgcaattgggttttagttttcaactttatatgTGTTAAGTTTCACTACAGCCATTAATTATATTCGTTTGTAAAACACTTTTCCACACGACTGCACCCACAATCAACTCAAAATCAAAGACAAGTACTATAATGGTGCAACAAATAAAAAGCCCGTGTTAACAATTAAGAAGTCATTGAGACGAAAATCGATTTGTGACGCCCGTCAATTTGCCAGAATTTAGAGATCCTTGCGATGATATAAAAACCTCAGTTAAAATCacccagcccggctagcatgggcagtagataaaaattatatccccgattatatccactgatttctatgacatcagtggatataatcgggggatataatttttatctactgcccatgctagccgggcaggggcCTTTATTATAacctttctctctctctctctatctccGATTGATCCTTCATTGCTGAAGATCGTGGGCTTGGCTTGATCCTACCATCGAACCGATTTTGTGGGTGCCCAATTTCACGATGTTATAAAATTTGTATTGTTTGACTCCCTCAGATCGCTTATTTTAGTGGGCCTTCTTTAAAATCGctatgtattgcaaataaaacatctgacggatgctagaggtcaacgaactttGCGTAGATAGATGCCACAGGGTCAATGCAGCATCGTAGGGGAACATTGACCCCGAGtttgaaaaattctaaatcACTAATgctataaggcaaatggttattggtactAGATTGTGTTTGGATATTatgttactagccgatgcccgcgacttcgcccgcgtggatttaggttcttcgaaatcccgtgggaactccttgattttccgggataaaaagtagcctatctgctaacccagaatattatctatctccattccaaatttcagccaaatccgtcgagtagtttttgcgtgaaggagtaacaaacatacgcacacacacacacacacacatacacacaaactttcgcctttataatattagtgtgatagtgtgatgtgattattgTGATTGTTGTATGTATTCTATGTATTGTTTTCCTGTAAaatgtgtgtgcaataaaggcttctaaataaataaataaatagtataataatagcgctaatttttaacccccgacccaaaaagaggggtgttatatgtttgacgtgtgtatctgtgtatctatctgtgacatcgtagctcctaaagttgAATCTctaaaatcgattttaatttagttttttttgtttgaaaggtggcttgatcgagagtgttcttagctatagtcttagtattgggcaatgcgaattcgacacacttagttttctttgcatttaaaagcaaattattaacagtaaaccaatgagtaacctgcgatatggttctatttacatcgtcaaaattattataatttctatcgactttaaaaatcaaagacgtatcatcagcaaatagtacaatatcgcaatcattttggacgaaatatggtaaatcgtttatatataccaaaaacatgaagggacctaagatagagccttgtggaacacccattagtgaggctgatccggatgacttcacatcatttacacatacagtttgtatacgatcactgaggtaggacgcaatgagactaagcgcagagtctttgattccatagtggttcaatttagccaagagagtctcatgcgaaacgcaatcgaatgctttagacaaatcacagaaaattccaatagcattctgtgagttctcccatgcatcgaatatatgctttaaaagcattgcgcccgcatcgattgttgatcgacctttagtaaaaccatactgctccgaatgaagtaatttattcagattaaagtgctggagcagttggttgagcataattttttcaaatatcttgctaaaagtcggtaaaattgaaattggcctgtaattatttgggtcagttttaatacccgatttaaaaagaggaattaatttactgtatttcataagatctggaaaggatcctgaatctacggactcattaaagattagagcaagatatggagcaacaatatcaataatattgctgattacttttactgaaattccccataggtctccggtttttttgtactgtagcgatttgaatactttaacaatatcatatggggtaacgtgttcaaatttaaataatacactgcactcagaaacattgctccttagaagagtgtaggcttccgttggcgacgagttaagggaactggtagtggtaactggaatgtttcgaaaaaagtcctcaaatacgtttgctatttctaagtcggagtcagtaatatggttgttaattttaagttccaatttattattttccactttacgtttcccagtttcatctgtgatgatatcccaagctgctttgattttattatcagaattaataattttctgttttatgtgaattgacttagcttgtgtgcaaacatttctaaataattttgaataatttcttacatactgaacaaatgttggagtataattatattgcttttctgcatacaagtcaaacagcttgttcctacttttataaatgccagcagtagcccactcactaaatttaagatttttaaacaatcttttttctatgactttaaaaatacaattaaattgggagtttatacagctaaaaaaagctttatagagttcatccggaccaccctgtgtaaggtcaattgtaggtaaagtagataaaatattaagtttgaattgccttacttttttggtggtgactggcctatactttataacttttgttatattttgttgagagctgggaacagatatcatttgtccacagtggtcggatctaagagtggtgataatggattttttaacaattttacaatcaccaaaaatgttatcaatacaagtagctgaagttgcagttacacgtgtgggctcaacaaaaatgttttctaaattaaaacttttaaataagttaagtaatctgtctgtaaaggaggtgtgaagtaaaatatcaatattaaagtctccacaaatcaatattttttttgatgacctacatatccgcctcagtgcctcctccatgacgtcctcaaacagagaaaagtcacccgaaggaggtcggtatgcgcaaactataatatatcgctccagctcaacacaggacagctcaatagtgcgttcaaccgaaagattaagaatgtcttttcgttccttgtaattaatgttgttgcgggttattatcatagatcctccgcgaatagccttctttcttgtgaacgcacttgacaatgaataatttccaagattgacaattaattgataactattgagccaatgctcagtaaggcatagaatatcgatatctaatttttttataaaaagttcaatttcatattcttttccagacaagccctgtatattttggtgtacaagattaatcATACATTGCTTGTCTGTTGTATTACTActtgatttaaaatttttaccatccttgccggtgaggctctgtatgttttgatgtacagtattcattttacagagctcctccgttgtcttactatctagtttaaaCAAGCAGTAGGGTTCCTAATAGTACATAAACCATTGCTTGAGtcaataattgaaatattagtactggaagtactcgagtcaatacagaaaatattagtactagaCGTACGGTTTGTATAAGAGTCAAGAGACTTTgttacaacacttgtaactgaatcatttaaattatatgcTAATAGTGAAGCAATATGCATCTTGCATCTCTTTGGAAGATGCATACTGTCACCGGTCAATCTAAACTTATTAGTAAAACTATTAATATCAAAGTAAGAAATagcttcgctataatattttgtcagattatacattttcaaatttaatgtatgtatattctcattttgttgtttattaaatgtACCAGAATAAGGAAAGGCACACAAGACAAATTTACATTTGGTTTTCTCatgtaaaattagtaatttttgaATGCATTTTACAATCTGTTGTTTTTTGACTTGTAAACTGTCCCCAAACAACAATATGACATTTGTATTGCTATCCaatgatttttcatttaaattattaattaaatggtAAAAAGTAGCACCAGGGGAACATCTATTAATCACTGAATGCTTTAAGTAATAGCTCATCATGGAGCCGAGCCCTCTACCTAAGCTGTCAGAAATAATTACAGTTTGTTTTATTGGCTTAGTTGAGGGATTCATATTGTCTGATGAAGGAACCGTAACATCTATGCTACACTGCTCTGGGCAAGTATCTGCTTTCACAGGGAGCACTGTAGGGCTATTTTGGCaaattataggtacatttgGAGAACAATCATACCTATTTGTTAATGACTCAAAACGAGCCATGTTGTAGTTACTTAATGTTAACAATTGGTCCGCTGCCAGTATTTGCTCATGGACCTGTTTTTGTGACAGCTCGTATAGGTCGGTAACTTTATGAAGAGACTGagtcaatttggaaatttcaTCATTTAGGGTTTGAACATCCACATCATATTTATTCTGCAGTTCAGTTAAGGATATGCAACAAGCATCAAGCTTATTTACTAATTGGGAACGTTCCTTTTgtaatgatgaaatatttcttgtatagGTTTTATGACATTTTGTCAATCTTTGTGTTTTCCTGATAATTTTGTtaagtttaatatatttttttattttattatggctATTTAAGTTTACTAAGTTATCTTCCCGTAGTGGATTAGTATCACTAGCACAAGGACTGTCACATGTCAGATCGATGGTCACTACTGGCGCTATTGAGGATGAAGTGAGCAGTTCGTCATATAAGTTATTTGTGTCCTTTGCTTCATAACTTTGCAATTGAGACTGAAGGTCATCAATTGTTTTCTGAGCCCTACTCAATTCATTCTCTAACATAGAAATCTTGCTAAGAGCCTCATCGTAAGTTTGGATGCACTGATTGAATGAGCCAACTGCATCCTGGAGTTGGTCCCGTTCCTCGAGTACCAGAGTATGAACTTTATTCAAGTCAGCTAGTTCAGCCTTCAATTGAGTGTTCTTGGCAATAATGGCTCTTAACTCAACTTCACTGTCCTCTTGTTCCTTCAACAACTGTTCATTTAGCTGTTTCAGCGACTTCAGTTCCCGGAGGGCAGTTCTTAGTTTCTCTTGCTCCTCCATTACTGCTGCCCTCCTGGTTGTGGGTGCCATTGTGTAtataaaatcctgaaacacaccAAATAATATATGTGAGTGAAGGAAAATAGAAAGAAAAGTTTACAGGATATGGAGACAGAATGGTCTTAGaaaacagagaaaaaaggaCAAAGATTCACAGACTTAGAGagataaaatttatataaataatttggtaTGTCTACACCTACACTAACTGCACCAAAAGATTATATCATAATATGGTGTGCactttgtacctatttacttttaaaagttattatttagcgatagactttgtatatattatgtgttgTGTAATGTTAGTAATTTGTCTGAGGCAGTATTCGTTATTCTCCAACCATACTTCCACTGTTTGTCAAGTAAGTGGAGAAAGGTTTTTGCCTATTGTGAGGATGGACGTGACTCGATGTTATCGAGAAAATGAAGAGTTGTGAGTAAGTATTGTGTAATGTTAGTGTTGTCTGAGGCAGCATTCGTTATTCTCCAACTATACTTC
The DNA window shown above is from Maniola jurtina chromosome 27, ilManJurt1.1, whole genome shotgun sequence and carries:
- the LOC123878938 gene encoding uncharacterized protein LOC123878938, with the translated sequence MAPTTRRAAVMEEQEKLRTALRELKSLKQLNEQLLKEQEDSEVELRAIIAKNTQLKAELADLNKVHTLVLEERDQLQDAVGSFNQCIQTYDEALSKISMLENELSRAQKTIDDLQSQLQSYEAKDTNNLYDELLTSSSIAPVVTIDLTCDSPCASDTNPLREDNLVNLNSHNKIKKYIKLNKIIRKTQRLTKCHKTYTRNISSLQKERSQLVNKLDACCISLTELQNKYDVDVQTLNDEISKLTQSLHKVTDLYELSQKQVHEQILAADQLLTLSNYNMARFESLTNRYDCSPNVPIICQNSPTVLPVKADTCPEQCSIDVTVPSSDNMNPSTKPIKQTVIISDSLGRGLGSMMSYYLKHSVINRCSPGATFYHLINNLNEKSLDSNTNVILLFGDSLQVKKQQIVKCIQKLLILHEKTKCKFVLCAFPYSGTFNKQQNENIHTLNLKMYNLTKYYSEAISYFDINSFTNKFRLTGDSMHLPKRCKMHIASLLAYNLNDSVTSVVTKSLDSYTNRTSSTNIFCIDSSTSSTNISIIDSSNARSTSA